The following proteins are co-located in the Phragmites australis chromosome 10, lpPhrAust1.1, whole genome shotgun sequence genome:
- the LOC133930815 gene encoding uncharacterized protein LOC133930815 isoform X2: MPSCFVSGGRAENSFNDIAGKVVADFGCGCGTLAVASALLDAEHVIGIDIDPQSLELAQENADDLELDIDLIWSDIKNLNLKGFLVDTVVMNPPFGTRKKGADMEFLSMGLKVASRAVYSLHKTSTREHIKKTALRDCNAISAEVLCELRYDLPQTYKFHKKKEVDIAVDLWRFVPKARRSS, from the exons GCGGAGAATTCCTTCAATGATATAGCTGGCAAAGTGGTAGCTGACTTTGGCTGTGGCTGTGGCACCCTCGCTGTGGCGAGTGCACTACTGGATGCTGA ACATGTTATCGGTATTGATATTGATCCGCAGTCACTTGAACTTGCTCAAGAGAATGCTGATGATCTGGAG CTGGATATCGACTTAATTTGGTCTGACATAAAGAACTTAAATTTGAAAG GCTTTCTTGTTGACACTGTTGTTATGAATCCTCCCTTCGGGACACGTAAGAAAGGAGCAGACATGGAGTTCCTTTCTATGGGTTTGAAG GTTGCCTCTCGAGCTGTCTATTCTCTACACAAGACTTCCACTAGAGAA CATATCAAGAAGACAGCTTTGCGTGATTGCAATGCTATCAGTGCTGAGGTTTTATGCGAG CTGCGCTACGATCTACCACAGACTTATAAGTTTCACAAGAAAAAGGAGGTCGACATTGCTGTAGATTTGTGGCGCTTTGTTCCTAAAGCCCGACGTAGCAGCTAG
- the LOC133930260 gene encoding uncharacterized protein LOC133930260: MEFFPDGHHVRLRSRVHGTYLHADDDGVGVSLRPRRAARATMNAAWRVQRLVRDGTTYVLLQGAAYGRYLGASFAPAPPGHRGQRVHQRDYDEPEVDAIMWKGVRAEDGDADDVVVRHVTNRLLRANGRYRPWYTDVSVEDYDNLSTMMHWVVEGIPPRPGPPVLPGPTPFLGALPGSSSSRFLTFFSSAFGSLYCFGEQFGIIKNNPGGGFGGLFRRHAQPVVEPWRTIRYVRADDFGNFNQLGWATFQFHGRSVFNLRTEVAHHVGNAIFFFGITVCVRPGVYGRLTPLVIDLHRSEETMDIIVLTTGSPAAEELRYPNVDAP, encoded by the exons atggagtTCTTCCCCGACGGGCACCACGTGCGGCTGCGGAGCCGCGTTCACGGCACGTACCTCCACGCCGACGACGACGGGGTGGGCGTCTCTCTGCGCCCGCGCCGCGCCGCACGCGCGACGATGAACGCGGCGTGGCGGGTGCAGCGGCTCGTGCGCGACGGCACCACCTACGTCCTCCTCCAGGGCGCCGCCTACGGCCGGTACCTCGGGGCCTCGttcgcgccggcgccgcccggCCACCGCGGCCAACGCGTCCACCAGCGCGACTACGACGAGCCGGAGGTGGACGCCATCATGTGGAAGGGCGTCAGGGCGGAGGACGGGGATGCGGACGACGTCGTCGTGCGCCACGTCACCAACCGCCTCCTCCGCGCCAACGGCAGGTACCGCCCGTGGTACACCGACGTCTCCGTCGAGGACTACGACAACCTGAGCACGATGATGCATTGGGTGGTCGAGGGAATCCCCCCGAGACCAGGGCCGCCAGTTCTTCCAGGTCCAACTCCG TTCTTG GGCGCGCTCCCAGGAAGCAGTAGTTCTCGGTTCTTGACTTTCTTCTCCTCTGCATTTGGTTCACTTTACTGCTTTGGGGAGCAGTTTGGGATT ATTAAG AATAATCCAGGAGGAGGCTTCGGCGGCCTGTTCCGCCGGCACGCCCAGCCCGTGGTGGAGCCGTGGCGGACGATCCGGTACGTGCGAGCGGACGATTTCGGGAACTTCAACCAGCTCGGATGGGCCACGTTCCAGTTCCACGGCCGGTCCGTGTTCAACCTGAGGACGGAGGTGGCGCACCATGTGGGCAATGCGATCTTCTTCTTCGGCATCACGGTGTGCGTCCGGCCCGGCGTCTACGGGCGGCTGACCCCTCTGGTCATCGACCTGCATCGCAGCGAGGAGACCATGGACATCATCGTCCTCACCACCGGGTCGCCAG CTGCTGAGGAGTTGCGATACCCAAATGTTGATGCGCCATAG
- the LOC133883441 gene encoding uncharacterized protein LOC133883441, whose translation MEFFPDRIHVRLRSRVTGAYLHADEDGVRVSLRWRRASLNTAWAVHRTVRDGITYVLLHGAAYGRYLALSPVPAPHGLFAVQRDYSELELNAVMWLGVMAAGEVGNYVVVRHISNRVLRANGRFRRWDTAVTVDYFDWSNMMHWRVEAIPPRPEPPLLPVPGPTQNLRGRFALFLQRADPVVERARLIRCFGADNLGNFELLGTFQFYGRSVFNLRSEVAFRVNQVIFSGITVCVRAGFYGRPTPLVIDLPRNEETMDIVVLTTGSPAAAELRYPDV comes from the exons ATGGAGTTCTTCCCCGACAGGATCCACGTGCGGCTGCGGAGCCGCGTGACCGGCGCGTACCTCCACGCCGATGAGGACGGGGTGCGTGTCTCCCTGCGCTGGCGCCGGGCGTCGCTGAACACCGCGTGGGCGGTGCACCGGACCGTGCGCGACGGCATCACCTACGTCCTCCTCCACGGCGCCGCCTACGGCCGGTACCTCGCGCTCTCACCCGTCCCGGCGCCGCACGGCCTCTTCGCCGTCCAGCGCGACTACAGCGAGCTTGAGCTGAACGCCGTCATGTGGTTGGGTGTCATGGCGGCGGGCGAGGTCGGGAACTACGTCGTCGTACGCCACATCTCCAACCGCGTCCTCCGCGCAAACGGCAGGTTCCGCAGATGGGACACCGCCGTCACCGTCGACTACTTCGACTGGAGCAATATGATGCATTGGAGGGTCGAGGCCATCCCCCCGAGACCGGAGCCACCACTCCTTCCAGTTCCAGGTCCTACTCAG AATCTAAGAGGCCGCTTCGCCCTGTTCCTCCAGCGCGCCGACCCCGTGGTGGAGCGGGCGCGGCTCATCCGGTGCTTTGGGGCGGACAATCTCGGGAACTTCGAGCTGCTCGGCACGTTCCAGTTCTACGGCCGGTCCGTGTTCAACCTGAGGAGCGAGGTGGCGTTCCGTGTGAACCAAGTGATCTTCTCCGGCATCACGGTGTGCGTGCGGGCCGGCTTCTACGGGCGGCCGACCCCTCTGGTCATCGACCTGCCTCGCAATGAGGAGACCATGGACATCGTTGTCCTCACCACCGGGTCACCAG CTGCTGCGGAGTTGCGGTACCCAGATGTTTGA
- the LOC133930816 gene encoding jasmonate-induced oxygenase 4, whose translation MENAAPARVQAIAEAGVSRLPAQYIQPPEHRPTPSSSDCSARALAVPVVDLSSAAAADAVRAACADWGAFHVVGHGVPGELLDEVRGAGLAFFRAPMGDKLRFACDPARGAAAEGYGSRMLANDDSVLDWRDYFDHHTLPESRRDPAHWPDFIPGYRDTVVKYSNSMKDLAQRLLQIISESLNLPPSYIEEAVGEVYQNITISYYSPCPQPDLALGLQSHSDMGAITLLIQDDVGGLEVLKDGMWIPVPSLPDGILVILADQTEIITNGIYKSSVHRAIVNAERARLSVATFYDPSKSRKICTAPQLVSKDELQKYRDVIYGDYVSSWYSKGPEGKRNIDALLIQQ comes from the exons ATGGAAAACGCCGCGCCGGCGCGCGTCCAGGCCATCGCCGAGGCCGGCGTGTCCCGTCTCCCAGCGCAGTACATCCAGCCGCCCGAGCACCGCCCGACCCCTTCCTCCTCCGACTGTTCCGCCCGAGCGCTGGCCGTCCCGGTCGTCGACCTCTcgtccgccgcggcggccgacgCCGTCCGCGCCGCGTGCGCCGACTGGGGCGCCTTCCACGTGGTCGGGCACGGCGTGCCGGGGGAGCTCCTCGACGAGGTGCGCGGGGCGGGCCTCGCCTTCTTCCGCGCGCCCATGGGGGACAAGCTCCGGTTCGCCTGCGACCCGGCCAGGGGCGCCGCGGCGGAAGGGTACGGCAGCCGCATGCTCGCCAACGACGACTCCGTGCTCGATTGGCGCGACTACTTCGACCACCACACACTGCCCGAGTCCCGCCGCGACCCCGCCCACTGGCCTGACTTCATCCCTGGATACAG GGATACTGTTGTGAAATACAGCAACAGCATGAAAGATCTTGCTCAAAGATTGCTGCAGATCATCTCTGAAAGTCTGAACTTACCACCATCTTATATAGAAGAGGCGGTTGGAGAAGTTTACCAGAATATCACCATTAGCTACTACTCTCCTTGTCCACAACCTGATCTTGCTCTTGGATTACAATCTCATTCTGATATGGGTGCAATAACACTTCTGATACAAGATGATGTGGGTGGGCTCGAGGTACTGAAGGATGGAATGTGGATACCTGTGCCTTCTTTGCCTGATGGGATCCTTGTAATTTTGGCTGACCAAACTGAG ATTATCACCAATGGAATATACAAGAGCTCTGTTCATCGAGCTATTGTCAATGCTGAACGTGCCCGCTTGTCAGTAGCGACATTCTATGATCCATCAAAATCAAGGAAAATATGCACTGCCCCGCAACTTGTGAGCAAGGACGAGCTACAAAAGTATCGGGATGTAATCTATGGTGACTATGTCTCATCTTGGTACAGCAAAGGTCCAGAGGGCAAGCGCAACATTGACGCCCTCCTGATTCAGCAGTAG
- the LOC133930262 gene encoding uncharacterized protein LOC133930262, whose amino-acid sequence MEFFPDGNHVWLQNCVRGTYLHADEDGVGVSLRRRRATLNAAWRVHLIVRNGTTYVLLHSAAYGRYLALSPGQAPRGHRGRRAIQRDYDAPDLDAVMWEAFRVADGDDDVLVRHVSNSFLRGNGRYRIWHIGVTVDSGHRSTMMHWMVEAIPPRPAPPLLPDPPLIPEVDCRRTIRFRRVNNLGNLGRSQEVQFYGRSVSNLRSQLATLMSEESLFSILMCVRPGFYGRLTPLVIDLPHSGELMDIVVLSTVSQGENFAVFSVSLQNKERPNSATGKGHSPPETVIGSLITRHDIIVVVPADDHAIIGTLALVDPLVVYVDGLSSQAQHEASATLPSMRHSTLPVWLQDEKRKIVSRFCRTFFMGAAVTRMLMHRRGIRQQDLLLQQHHSSSPQKSKASLLRTQ is encoded by the exons atggagtTCTTCCCCGACGGTAACCACGTGTGGCTGCAGAACTGCGTGCGCGGCACGTACCTCCACGCCGACGAGGACGGGGTGGGCGTCTccctgcgccggcgccgcgcgACGCTGAACGCGGCGTGGCGGGTGCACCTGATCGTGCGCAACGGCACCACCTACGTCCTGCTCCATAGCGCCGCCTACGGCCGGTACCTCGCCCTCTCGCCCGGGCAGGCGCCGCGCGGCCACCGTGGGCGCCGTGCCATCCAGCGCGACTACGACGCGCCGGACCTGGACGCCGTCATGTGGGAGGCTTTCAGGGTGGCGGACGGAGACGACGACGTCCTCGTGCGCCAcgtctccaacagcttcctccGTGGCAATGGTAGGTACCGTATATGGCACATCGGCGTCACCGTCGACAGCGGCCACAGGAGCACGATGATGCATTGGATGGTCGAGGCCATCCCCCCGAGACCGGCGCCGCCATTGCTTCCAGATCCGCCTCTG ATTCCCGAGGTGGACTGTCGGCGGACAATCCGGTTCAGGCGGGTGAACAATCTCGGGAACTTAGGACGATCTCAGGAAGTCCAGTTCTATGGCCGGTCCGTGTCCAACCTGAGGTCACAGCTGGCGACCCTTATGAGCGAAGAATCCCTCTTCAGCATCTTGATGTGTGTGCGGCCCGGCTTCTATGGTCGGCTGACCCCTCTGGTCATCGACCTGCCTCACAGCGGGGAGCTCATGGACATCGTTGTCCTCTCCACCGTATCACAAGGTGAGAACTTTGCAGTTTTCTCGGTG TCTCTGCAGAACAAAGAACGACCAAACTCGGCAACAGGCAAGGGCCATAGTCCTCCTGAAACTGTGATAGGATCACTCATCACGCGTCATGACATCATCGTTGTAGTCCCGGCGGACGACCACGCCATCATTGGCACGCTCGCACTTGTCGATCCACTCGTAGTATACGTCGACGGGCTCTCGTCGCAGGCCCAGCACGAGGCCTCGGCGACCTTGCCCTCGATGCGGCACTCGACGCTGCCAGTGTGGTTGCAGGATGAGAAGCGAAAGATTGTCTCCAGATTTTGCCGCACCTTCTTCATGGGCGCCGCCGTCACCCGGATGTTGATGCACCGCAGAGGAATACGACAGCAGGACTTGTTGTTACAACAACATCACAGTTCATCTCCTCAGAAATCAAAAGCATCACTTCTTCGGACACAATGA